One part of the [Pantoea] beijingensis genome encodes these proteins:
- the rsmA gene encoding 16S rRNA (adenine(1518)-N(6)/adenine(1519)-N(6))-dimethyltransferase RsmA, producing MNNRVHQGHFARKRFGQNFLNDQYIIDSIVSAIHPQPGEAMVEIGPGLGALTEPVGDRIDAMTVIELDRDLAARLQTHPFLGPKLTIFQQDAMTFNFAELAEQKGQPLRVFGNLPYNISTPLMFHLFSYTGSIKDMHFMLQKEVVNRLVAGPGSKAYGRLSVMAQYFCKIIPVLEVPPESFTPAPKVDSAVVRLVPHVTMPYPVNDIRALSRITTEAFGKRRKTLRNSLGHLFSLEVLNELGIDNTLRAENITVAQYCQLANWLTAHPEPQEN from the coding sequence ATGAATAATCGCGTCCACCAGGGCCATTTTGCCCGCAAACGTTTTGGACAGAACTTCCTCAACGACCAGTACATCATTGATAGCATCGTTTCCGCCATCCACCCCCAGCCCGGTGAGGCAATGGTAGAAATCGGTCCCGGCCTCGGTGCCCTGACTGAACCGGTAGGCGATCGTATTGATGCCATGACCGTCATTGAACTTGACCGCGATCTTGCGGCACGTTTGCAAACTCATCCGTTTCTCGGTCCTAAACTGACGATATTTCAGCAGGATGCGATGACCTTTAACTTTGCCGAACTGGCAGAGCAGAAAGGACAACCTTTACGCGTATTCGGTAATTTGCCTTACAATATCTCTACGCCGTTAATGTTCCACCTTTTCAGCTATACTGGTTCGATTAAAGATATGCACTTTATGCTGCAAAAAGAGGTGGTCAATCGTCTTGTTGCTGGCCCGGGCAGTAAAGCTTATGGTCGTTTAAGCGTGATGGCGCAGTATTTTTGTAAAATCATTCCGGTGCTGGAAGTGCCACCCGAATCTTTCACGCCGGCGCCAAAAGTGGATTCGGCCGTTGTCAGATTAGTCCCGCATGTAACGATGCCGTATCCGGTTAATGATATCCGAGCGTTAAGCCGCATCACCACCGAAGCTTTCGGCAAGCGCAGGAAAACACTGCGTAACAGTTTAGGCCATCTCTTTTCACTGGAAGTATTGAATGAGTTGGGCATCGACAACACGCTGCGCGCGGAAAATATCACCGTCGCACAATATTGCCAGTTAGCAAACTGGTTAACTGCGCATCCCGAGCCGCAGGAGAACTAA